A region of Phycisphaerae bacterium DNA encodes the following proteins:
- a CDS encoding GntR family transcriptional regulator, translated as MSTIKTPLYLQVAQTLKQRVRTGAYEPGQPLPSVRALGEEFGVSLTVIQKAVRKLEEARIVVTRPGRGMTVEDADSCSRTALVFGVIHPYLVSMSFRREVLEHVDEAFAERSNFSVMRSSRDDPALERQFAAHLIENGVKGLLIWPTSDDPNGPFFADLARQTPVVLIDRLMAGAELPAVIHDYEDGGRALCRRILDQMSRRRLLVLMDDLRISAYELLTAGIHSEAARLGRLADVTIVQLPITRVIHNINQSDFSGVDFYEPYVERLIREGGYDTVFSTQDEFLEYVIVETGLVDRFPEMQLATMRGIGPNMRCRRYRQAGVLDLVCDSTAMVARAADLLQRWVLERQPAGQVIRLKPELAYSRLER; from the coding sequence GTCCGGGCCCTCGGCGAGGAATTCGGGGTCAGCCTGACCGTCATCCAGAAGGCCGTTCGCAAGCTCGAAGAGGCGAGGATCGTGGTCACCCGCCCGGGCCGGGGCATGACCGTTGAGGACGCCGACTCGTGCAGCCGGACAGCTTTGGTCTTCGGGGTCATCCATCCGTACCTGGTGTCCATGAGCTTCCGCCGGGAAGTGCTCGAACACGTCGATGAGGCCTTCGCCGAACGGTCGAATTTCTCGGTGATGCGGTCGAGCCGGGACGACCCGGCGCTCGAGCGCCAGTTCGCTGCGCATTTGATCGAAAACGGGGTCAAGGGGCTGCTGATCTGGCCGACCAGCGACGACCCGAACGGCCCGTTCTTCGCCGACCTGGCCCGTCAGACGCCGGTGGTGTTGATCGACCGGTTGATGGCCGGGGCCGAGTTGCCCGCGGTGATCCACGACTATGAGGACGGCGGCCGGGCGCTCTGCCGGCGCATCCTGGACCAGATGTCGCGCCGGCGGCTGCTGGTGCTGATGGACGATCTGCGGATCAGCGCGTACGAACTGTTGACGGCTGGCATCCACAGCGAGGCGGCGAGGCTGGGCCGCCTGGCCGATGTGACGATCGTGCAGCTTCCGATCACCAGGGTCATCCACAACATCAACCAGTCGGACTTCAGCGGGGTCGATTTCTACGAACCGTACGTGGAGCGTCTGATCCGCGAAGGCGGCTATGACACGGTGTTTTCGACCCAGGATGAGTTTCTCGAATACGTGATCGTCGAGACGGGGCTGGTGGACCGTTTTCCGGAGATGCAGCTCGCCACGATGCGGGGCATCGGCCCGAACATGCGCTGCCGGCGCTATCGGCAGGCGGGCGTACTGGACCTGGTCTGCGACTCGACGGCGATGGTGGCCCGGGCCGCCGATCTGCTCCAGCGCTGGGTGCTCGAGCGTCAACCTGCTGGGCAGGTGATCCGACTGAAACCGGAACTGGCGTACAGCCGACTGGAGCGGTGA